The following coding sequences lie in one Cotesia glomerata isolate CgM1 linkage group LG5, MPM_Cglom_v2.3, whole genome shotgun sequence genomic window:
- the LOC123266088 gene encoding uncharacterized protein LOC123266088 — MFLSVNVILDHLGSTPKSRNFIEGEQIVNSNHLIYTGILSENSEQYKLLSYCIQSSKTREDPHEINTVIAKTGKIISSKCSCAAGQSQQCKHSAAVLLFCSRNDLTSLKLVSSTDRKCLWCAPRDSCLEKYNAKPLSEHSCFKIKKDHLVLDEDVKNSVARSHDFHPFSRRRARPYTSKRCVSVSRKAERSRENPRHVDKSRGMKPLPQDTEE; from the exons ATGTTTTTATCAGTGAATGTAATTTTGGATCATTTGGGTTCTACTCCCAAGAGTCGAAACTTTATCGAAGGTGAACAAATTGTAAATTCCAACCACTTAATTTACACAGGAATTTTAAGTGAAAATAGTGAACAGTATAAATTGTTGTCTTACTGTATACAATCTTCAAAAACGCGAGAAGATCCGCACGAGATAAATACGGTAATTGccaaaactggaaaaattatttcatctaAATGTAGTTGTGCAGCTGGACAAAGTCAACAGTGTAAACATAGTGCTGcggtattattattttgttcacg TAATGACTTAACTAGTTTAAAGCTCGTATCATCAACAGACAGAAAATGTCTTTGGTGTGCGCCACGGGATTCTTGCTTAGAGAAATATAATGCGAAGCCTTTAAGTGAGCATAGCTGTTTCAAAATCAAAAAGGATCATCTGGTGTTAGATGAAGACGTTAAGAACAGTGTGGCCAGATCGCACGATTTTCACCCCTTCTCTAGGCGTCGCGCGCGCCCGTACACAAGTAAGCGATGTGTGTCTGTGAGTCGGAAAGCCGAGCGGAGCCGAGAGAATCCGAGACACGTCGACAAATCGAGGGGAATGAAGCCCCTGCCACAAGACACAGAGGAGTAA